The Alosa sapidissima isolate fAloSap1 chromosome 5, fAloSap1.pri, whole genome shotgun sequence genome has a window encoding:
- the ppm1db gene encoding protein phosphatase, Mg2+/Mn2+ dependent, 1Db isoform X1: MAMHSDLSLRVSVFSEQGGRKYMEDVTEVVLEYEPSEDELGSVGHGDSKADYHPEDQLAEQPSSHASDSLSETATSPVNVVWTQKITTEEQVDNASVDINVNCAEETSIRLSQPKAESASESRRSVAFFAVFDGHGGREAAHFARDHLWDFIKKQRGFWSKDYRDVCVAIRKGFIACHHAMWKKLPEWPKTITGLPSTSGTTASVVVIRGDRMYVAHVGDSSVVLGVREDPTDKVIKAVEVTQDHKPELPKERQRIEGLGGSVVKKSGVNRVVWKRPRLTHNGPVRRSTVIDQIPFLAVARALGDLWSYDFYSGEFVVSPEPDTSVVTLDLRRHRYIIVGSDGLWNMVPPQEAVTVLQSHDEAAAPFGMSCARRLGCHALLRWRQRMLRADNTSVIVIALPEPGKPQLPMHRDEVILNLAEGPQHDPPADSRADTPLIKQTPDPVIVFPSGDSPPPLERANGLTGVSLCDLSDSLAGSDPEDSGLSSTALTGWLDEGEQERTPGPPVAAAPSLSGPVVKRARRGIQRSLHHPYHRRNGERTPLKRGGGGGRAQKRAPNVSPILQQQHRKAALCVC, translated from the exons ATGGCCATGCATAGCGACTTATCGTTGCGAGTAAGTGTTTTCTCCGAGCAAGGAGGAAGAAAATACATGGAGGATGTTACCGAGGTGGTGTTGGAGTACGAGCCGAGCGAGGACGAGCTTGGCTCGGTCGGACATGGGGACTCAAAGGCGGACTACCATCCTGAAGATCAGCTTGCTGAGCAGCCCTCCTCTCATGCATCAGATTCTCTCTCCGAAACAGCAACTTCACCAGTCAATGTTGTGTGGACTCAGAAAATAACCACAGAGGAACAGGTAGATAATGCCAGTGTAGACATTAACGTTAACTGTGCAGAGGAAACGTCTATACGGTTATCGCAACCAAAGGCAGAATCTGCATCGGAGTCGCGGAGGTCTGTGGCATTTTTTGCCGTTTTCGACGGTCATGGAGGTCGGGAGGCAGCACATTTCGCTCGGGATCACCTATGGGACTTTATAAAAAAGCAACGGGGATTTTGGTCCAAAGACTACAGGGATGTATGTGTTGCTATTCGAAAGGGTTTCATAGCCTGCCATCATGCAATGTGGAAAAAGCTCC CTGAATGGCCAAAGACCATTACTGGTCTTCCAAGCACCTCAGGCACAACGGCCAGTGTTGTAGTGATCCGTGGAGACCGCATGTATGTGGCGCATGTGGGAGATTCATCTGTTGTGCTCGGGGTCAGGGAAGATCCCACAGACAAGGTCATCAAAGCTGTGGAGGTCACACAAGACCACAAGCCAGAGCTCCCCAAAGAGAGGCAACGAATCGAAGGCCTTGGTGGCAG TGTGGTGAAGAAGTCGGGGGTGAACCGTGTGGTGTGGAAGAGGCCCAGGCTGACTCACAATGGACCCGTGAGAAGGAGCACTGTCATAGACCAGATCCCGTTCCTTGCTGTTGCTCGAGCACTTG GTGATCTGTGGAGTTACGACTTCTACAGCGGAGAGTTTGTGGTGAGTCCAGAGCCAGACACCAGTGTGGTGACGCTGGACCTCAGGCGGCACCGCTACATCATCGTGGGCAGCGACGGCCTGTGGAACATGGTGCCCCCTCAGGAAGCAGTCACAGTGCTGCAGAGCCACGACGAGGCGGCG GCTCCTTTTGGCATGTCCTGTGCCCGGAGGTTAGGCTGCCACGCTCTCCTGCGGTGGCGCCAGCGCATGCTCCGCGCCGACAACACCAGTGTCATCGTCATCGCCCTGCCCGAGCCGGGCAAGCCGCAGCTGCCCATGCATCGCGACGAGGTCATCCTCAACCTGGCCGAGGGTCCCCAGCACGACCCACCGGCCGACTCTCGCGCCGACACGCCACTGATCAAG CAGACACCTGATCCGGTCATCGTGTTCCCATCAGGCGACTCGCCGCCCCCCTTAGAGCGAGCGAATGGCCTAACAGGGGTTAGCCTCTGTGACCTGTCAGACTCCCTGGCCGGATCAGACCCTGAGGACTCTGGCCTCTCGAGCACGGCCCTGACCGGCTGGTTAGACGAAGGGGAACAGGAACGGACCCCGGGGCCCCCTGTTGCTGCTGCTCCGTCCCTTTCAGGCCCTGTGGTCAAGCGGGCCCGCAGGGGCATCCAGCGCTCCCTACACCACCCTTACCACCGCCGCAACGGCGAGCGGACACCTCTGAAGCGTGGTGGCGGCGGTGGCAGGGCCCAGAAACGAGCACCCAACGTCTCACCcatcctgcagcagcagcatcggaaagcagctctgtgtgtgtgctga
- the ppm1db gene encoding protein phosphatase, Mg2+/Mn2+ dependent, 1Db isoform X2: protein MAMHSDLSLRVSVFSEQGGRKYMEDVTEVVLEYEPSEDELGSVGHGDSKADYHPEDQLAEQPSSHASDSLSETATSPVNVVWTQKITTEEQVDNASVDINVNCAEETSIRLSQPKAESASESRRSVAFFAVFDGHGGREAAHFARDHLWDFIKKQRGFWSKDYRDVCVAIRKGFIACHHAMWKKLPEWPKTITGLPSTSGTTASVVVIRGDRMYVAHVGDSSVVLGVREDPTDKVIKAVEVTQDHKPELPKERQRIEGLGGSVVKKSGVNRVVWKRPRLTHNGPVRRSTVIDQIPFLAVARALGDLWSYDFYSGEFVVSPEPDTSVVTLDLRRHRYIIVGSDGLWNMVPPQEAVTVLQSHDEAAAPFGMSCARRLGCHALLRWRQRMLRADNTSVIVIALPEPGKPQLPMHRDEVILNLAEGPQHDPPADSRADTPLIKTPDPVIVFPSGDSPPPLERANGLTGVSLCDLSDSLAGSDPEDSGLSSTALTGWLDEGEQERTPGPPVAAAPSLSGPVVKRARRGIQRSLHHPYHRRNGERTPLKRGGGGGRAQKRAPNVSPILQQQHRKAALCVC, encoded by the exons ATGGCCATGCATAGCGACTTATCGTTGCGAGTAAGTGTTTTCTCCGAGCAAGGAGGAAGAAAATACATGGAGGATGTTACCGAGGTGGTGTTGGAGTACGAGCCGAGCGAGGACGAGCTTGGCTCGGTCGGACATGGGGACTCAAAGGCGGACTACCATCCTGAAGATCAGCTTGCTGAGCAGCCCTCCTCTCATGCATCAGATTCTCTCTCCGAAACAGCAACTTCACCAGTCAATGTTGTGTGGACTCAGAAAATAACCACAGAGGAACAGGTAGATAATGCCAGTGTAGACATTAACGTTAACTGTGCAGAGGAAACGTCTATACGGTTATCGCAACCAAAGGCAGAATCTGCATCGGAGTCGCGGAGGTCTGTGGCATTTTTTGCCGTTTTCGACGGTCATGGAGGTCGGGAGGCAGCACATTTCGCTCGGGATCACCTATGGGACTTTATAAAAAAGCAACGGGGATTTTGGTCCAAAGACTACAGGGATGTATGTGTTGCTATTCGAAAGGGTTTCATAGCCTGCCATCATGCAATGTGGAAAAAGCTCC CTGAATGGCCAAAGACCATTACTGGTCTTCCAAGCACCTCAGGCACAACGGCCAGTGTTGTAGTGATCCGTGGAGACCGCATGTATGTGGCGCATGTGGGAGATTCATCTGTTGTGCTCGGGGTCAGGGAAGATCCCACAGACAAGGTCATCAAAGCTGTGGAGGTCACACAAGACCACAAGCCAGAGCTCCCCAAAGAGAGGCAACGAATCGAAGGCCTTGGTGGCAG TGTGGTGAAGAAGTCGGGGGTGAACCGTGTGGTGTGGAAGAGGCCCAGGCTGACTCACAATGGACCCGTGAGAAGGAGCACTGTCATAGACCAGATCCCGTTCCTTGCTGTTGCTCGAGCACTTG GTGATCTGTGGAGTTACGACTTCTACAGCGGAGAGTTTGTGGTGAGTCCAGAGCCAGACACCAGTGTGGTGACGCTGGACCTCAGGCGGCACCGCTACATCATCGTGGGCAGCGACGGCCTGTGGAACATGGTGCCCCCTCAGGAAGCAGTCACAGTGCTGCAGAGCCACGACGAGGCGGCG GCTCCTTTTGGCATGTCCTGTGCCCGGAGGTTAGGCTGCCACGCTCTCCTGCGGTGGCGCCAGCGCATGCTCCGCGCCGACAACACCAGTGTCATCGTCATCGCCCTGCCCGAGCCGGGCAAGCCGCAGCTGCCCATGCATCGCGACGAGGTCATCCTCAACCTGGCCGAGGGTCCCCAGCACGACCCACCGGCCGACTCTCGCGCCGACACGCCACTGATCAAG ACACCTGATCCGGTCATCGTGTTCCCATCAGGCGACTCGCCGCCCCCCTTAGAGCGAGCGAATGGCCTAACAGGGGTTAGCCTCTGTGACCTGTCAGACTCCCTGGCCGGATCAGACCCTGAGGACTCTGGCCTCTCGAGCACGGCCCTGACCGGCTGGTTAGACGAAGGGGAACAGGAACGGACCCCGGGGCCCCCTGTTGCTGCTGCTCCGTCCCTTTCAGGCCCTGTGGTCAAGCGGGCCCGCAGGGGCATCCAGCGCTCCCTACACCACCCTTACCACCGCCGCAACGGCGAGCGGACACCTCTGAAGCGTGGTGGCGGCGGTGGCAGGGCCCAGAAACGAGCACCCAACGTCTCACCcatcctgcagcagcagcatcggaaagcagctctgtgtgtgtgctga